Proteins encoded together in one Buchnera aphidicola (Cinara piceae) window:
- the rplQ gene encoding 50S ribosomal protein L17, which yields MRHRKTGRLLNRTRSHLQSMLKNMTCSLIKYEYIKTTLSKAKELRRFVEPIITLSKYDTIVNRRLVFSRICNIFTVKKLFHELGPYFYSRPGGYLRILKCGFRKGDNATIAYVELVGRNF from the coding sequence ATGAGACATAGAAAAACGGGACGATTATTAAATAGAACACGTAGTCATTTACAATCTATGTTAAAAAACATGACATGTTCATTAATTAAATACGAGTATATTAAAACTACTTTATCCAAAGCAAAAGAGTTACGTCGTTTTGTTGAACCAATTATTACGCTGTCAAAATATGATACGATAGTTAATCGAAGATTAGTATTTTCTCGTATTTGTAATATTTTTACAGTAAAGAAATTATTTCATGAGTTAGGGCCTTATTTTTATTCTAGACCAGGTGGTTATTTACGTATATTAAAGTGTGGTTTTCGAAAAGGTGACAATGCTACTATAGCATATGTAGAATTAGTTGGTCGAAATTTTTAA
- a CDS encoding DNA-directed RNA polymerase subunit alpha: protein MGDFVEDFLKPRLVDIQQISSTQAKITLEPLERGFGHTLGNALRRILLSSISGCAVTEVEINGILHEYTHKEGVQEDILDILLNLKGLSIKLFGKDEVILHLKKSGVGPVIAADIDYDSSTEIVNLKHTICHLTCPDVSIEIRMKVVRGRGYITAESSKDLNKNNQIIGKLFLDVSYSPIERIIYHVEAARVKQRTDLDKLIIEMETNGTIDPEEAIRKAATILAEQLESFVDLRGIREPEIKEEKPEFEPILLRPVDDLELTVRSANCLKAESIHYIGDLVQKTEVELLKTPNLGKKSLTEIKDILAIKGLSLGMKLDNWPPKILIED, encoded by the coding sequence ATGGGGGATTTTGTAGAAGATTTTTTAAAACCGAGATTAGTAGATATTCAACAAATTAGTTCTACTCAAGCCAAGATTACTTTGGAGCCATTAGAACGTGGGTTTGGTCATACACTAGGAAATGCTTTACGGAGAATTTTATTATCTTCAATATCTGGATGTGCTGTTACAGAAGTTGAAATTAATGGTATCTTGCATGAATATACACATAAAGAAGGAGTTCAAGAAGATATATTAGATATATTATTAAATTTAAAAGGTTTATCAATAAAATTATTTGGAAAAGATGAAGTAATATTACATTTAAAAAAAAGCGGTGTAGGGCCAGTTATTGCGGCAGACATTGATTATGATTCTTCTACTGAAATTGTAAATTTAAAACATACTATATGTCATTTAACCTGCCCCGATGTTTCTATTGAGATTCGAATGAAAGTAGTAAGAGGAAGAGGATATATAACTGCTGAATCTAGTAAAGATTTAAATAAAAATAATCAAATTATTGGTAAATTATTTCTGGATGTATCCTATAGTCCTATAGAACGTATTATTTATCATGTTGAAGCTGCAAGAGTTAAACAAAGAACTGATTTAGATAAGTTAATTATAGAAATGGAAACAAATGGGACTATTGATCCAGAGGAAGCAATTAGAAAAGCAGCTACTATTTTAGCTGAACAGTTAGAATCTTTTGTAGATTTAAGAGGTATTCGTGAACCTGAAATTAAAGAAGAAAAACCTGAGTTTGAACCGATTTTATTGCGTCCTGTAGACGATTTAGAATTAACAGTTCGATCCGCTAATTGTTTGAAAGCTGAAAGCATTCATTATATTGGTGATTTAGTGCAGAAAACTGAAGTGGAATTATTAAAAACTCCTAATCTAGGAAAAAAGTCATTAACTGAAATTAAGGATATATTAGCAATTAAGGGTTTATCATTAGGAATGAAGTTAGATAATTGGCCTCCTAAAATTCTTATAGAAGATTAA
- the rpsD gene encoding 30S ribosomal protein S4: protein MAKYLGPKLKLSRRESSDLFLKSGVRSIESKCNIDQAPGQHGSRKLRLSEYAKQLREKQKLRRLYGILERQFHNYYKKASKLKGNTGQNLLFLLEKRLDNIVYRMGFSATRAESRQLISHKSVCVNSKIVNIPSFQVSINDKISILKKSQNQLRIKAAVEIMNQREKSAWLDVNYKKMEGFLLRTIERDDLSSDINEHLIVELYSK from the coding sequence ATGGCAAAATATTTAGGTCCAAAATTAAAATTAAGTCGACGAGAAAGTTCAGATTTATTTTTAAAATCTGGTGTGCGTTCCATTGAATCTAAATGTAATATTGACCAAGCTCCTGGTCAACATGGATCTCGAAAATTGCGATTATCTGAATATGCAAAACAATTAAGAGAAAAACAAAAATTACGTCGTTTATACGGAATATTAGAACGACAATTTCATAATTACTATAAAAAAGCTTCTAAATTAAAGGGAAATACTGGGCAGAATTTGCTTTTTTTATTAGAGAAGCGTCTTGATAATATTGTATATCGTATGGGTTTTAGTGCTACACGTGCAGAATCACGTCAATTAATTAGTCATAAGTCTGTTTGTGTTAACAGTAAAATTGTAAATATTCCTTCTTTTCAAGTTTCTATAAATGATAAAATATCTATTTTGAAAAAATCACAAAATCAATTACGAATTAAAGCTGCTGTAGAGATTATGAATCAACGTGAGAAATCTGCTTGGTTAGATGTAAATTATAAAAAAATGGAAGGTTTTTTATTACGTACAATAGAACGTGATGATTTATCTTCTGACATTAATGAACATTTAATTGTAGAGTTATATTCTAAATAA
- the rpsK gene encoding 30S ribosomal protein S11: MSKKIASNSKKRVKKQILDGIAYIHASFNNTIVTITDRKGNTLGWATSGGSGFRGSRKSTPFAAQVAAEKCADRVKDYGIKNLEIMVKGPGPGRESTIRSLNASGFRITSIKDITPIPHNGCRPPKKRRV, translated from the coding sequence ATGTCAAAAAAAATAGCAAGTAATTCTAAAAAACGTGTAAAAAAACAAATTTTAGACGGTATTGCATATATTCATGCCTCTTTTAATAATACAATTGTTACTATTACTGATCGTAAAGGTAATACATTAGGTTGGGCAACTTCTGGAGGATCTGGTTTTAGAGGTTCAAGGAAATCGACTCCTTTTGCTGCTCAAGTAGCAGCAGAAAAATGTGCAGATCGTGTAAAAGATTATGGGATAAAAAATTTAGAAATAATGGTTAAAGGCCCAGGACCAGGTCGAGAATCAACAATTAGATCTTTAAATGCTTCAGGTTTTCGTATTACAAGTATTAAAGATATTACTCCTATTCCTCATAATGGATGTCGACCACCTAAAAAACGTAGAGTTTAA
- the rpsM gene encoding 30S ribosomal protein S13, with amino-acid sequence MTRIAGINIPDYKHILIALTRIYGIGLSLSKKICCTSGIPYNIKVSELKDNQIEILRSIISKFLVEGDLRREKTINIKRLMDIGCYRGLRHRKHLPVRGQRTKTNARTCKGPRKLIKSR; translated from the coding sequence GTGACAAGAATTGCTGGAATAAATATTCCTGATTATAAACATATATTAATAGCATTAACTAGAATTTATGGAATTGGTTTATCATTATCTAAAAAAATTTGTTGTACTTCAGGTATACCATATAATATAAAAGTTAGTGAATTAAAAGATAATCAAATTGAAATATTACGTTCAATAATATCTAAATTTCTTGTTGAAGGTGATTTACGTAGAGAAAAAACAATTAATATAAAAAGATTAATGGATATTGGTTGTTATCGAGGACTTCGTCATCGTAAACATCTTCCAGTTCGTGGACAAAGAACAAAAACAAATGCGCGTACATGTAAAGGACCGAGAAAGTTAATAAAAAGTAGATAA